Proteins from a genomic interval of Heteronotia binoei isolate CCM8104 ecotype False Entrance Well chromosome 7, APGP_CSIRO_Hbin_v1, whole genome shotgun sequence:
- the MYC gene encoding myc proto-oncogene protein, translating into MPLTVPSFPSRTYDYDYDSVQPYFYFEEEEENFYLAAQHRGCELQPPAPSEDIWKKFELLPTPPLSPSRRSAAFPSHADQLEMVTELLGSDAVSQSFIGDPDDEAFVKSIIIQDCMWSGCSAADKLQKVVSERLASYQATRREGALVPRATLPPASPPQTPGGAAVASPYLQDLGAAAECIDPSVVFPYPLGDKSPKPLEAPAAAVPGASPTSSSSLGEDTPPTTSSDSEEEEREEEEEEIDVVTVEKRQPASKKSESNTHSKPPHSPLVLKRCHVPIHQHNYAASPSTRVEYPSSKRLKLDNGRVLKQISNNRKCSSPRTSDSEENDKRRTHNVLERQRRNELKLSFFALRDQIPEVANNEKAPKVVILKKATEYVLSIQSDEHRLIAEKEQLRRRREQLKNKLQQLRNSGV; encoded by the exons ATGCCCCTGACGGTGCCGAGCTTCCCCAGCCGGACTTACGACTACGACTATGACTCGGTGCAGCCCTACTTCTacttcgaggaggaggaggagaacttcTACCTGGCGGCGCAGCACCGCGGCTGCGAGCTCCAGCCGCCCGCCCCGTCGGAGGACATCTGGAAGAAGTTCGAGCTCCTGCCCACCCCGCCGCTCTCGCCCAGCCGCCGCTCCGCCGCCTTCCCGTCCCACGCCGACCAGCTGGAGATGGTGACCGAGCTGCTGGGCAGCGACGCCGTCAGCCAGAGCTTCATCGGCGACCCCGACGACGAGGCCTTCGTCAAGTCCATCATCATCCAGGACTGCATGTGGAGCGGCTGCTCGGCCGCCGACAAGCTCCAGAAGGTGGTCTCTGAGCGCCTCGCCTCCTACCAGGCCACCCGGCGGGAGGGCGCCCTCGTACCCCGGGCCACCCTGCCGCCCGCCTCGCCGCCCCAGACACCCGGCGGGGCCGCCGTCGCCTCGCCCTACTTGCAAGACTTGGGCGCCGCCGCCGAGTGCATCGACCCCTCCGTCGTCTTCCCCTACCCTCTAGGGGACAAGTCGCCCAAGCCCCTCGAAGCCCCTGCTGCAGCCGTCCCGGGCGCCAGCCCCACGTCCTCCTCGTCGCTGGGGGAAGACACACCGCCCACCACCAGCAGCGATTCCG aagaaGAGGaacgagaggaggaggaggaagaaatagaTGTGGTGACTGTGGAGAAACGGCAGCCCGCCTCCAAGAAATCAGAGTCCAACACACACAGCAAGCCCCCCCACAGCCCGCTAGTCCTCAAGAGGTGTCACGTCCCCATCCACCAGCACAACTACGCTGCTTCCCCCTCCACCAGGGTCGAGTACCCCTCCTCCAAAAGATTAAAGTTGGACAACGGCCGGGTACTGAAACAGATCAGCAACAACCGCAAATGCTCCAGCCCTCGCACGTCAGACTCGGAAGAGAACGACAAGCGGCGGACGCACAACGTCCTGGAGCGCCAGCGGCGGAACGAGCTCAAGCTGAGCTTCTTTGCCTTGCGGGACCAGATCCCCGAGGTGGCCAACAACGAGAAGGCCCCGAAAGTGGTCATCCTCAAAAAAGCCACGGAATACGTCCTGTCCATCCAGTCGGATGAGCACAGACTGATAGCCGAAAAGGAACAGTTGCGGAGGCGACGGGAGCAGTTGAAAAACAAGTTGCAGCAGTTAAGGAACTCTGGTGTTTGA